A portion of the Candidatus Eisenbacteria bacterium genome contains these proteins:
- the rplB gene encoding 50S ribosomal protein L2 has protein sequence MGLKKHRPLTPTLRYRIDADYSDVTKSKPEKNLVVPLKKTGGRNNYGHITSYHIGGGHKRKYRMVDFKRDKDGIPAKVKAIEYDPNRSARIALLCYADGEKRYILAPLRVSVGDKLLSGSGAEIRDGNCLPLKEIPLGASVHCVELVPGRGGQLARSAGSFVSLAARENGFAHLKLPSGEVRMVKEECRATLGQVGNLDFENIVYGKAGKTRWLGRKPITRGVAMNPVDHPLGGGEGKSSGGRHPVTPWGVPTKGYKTGKKNKPSSKYILKRRK, from the coding sequence ATGGGGCTCAAGAAACATAGACCGCTTACACCGACGCTCAGGTATCGCATAGATGCTGACTACTCTGATGTCACGAAATCGAAACCCGAGAAAAATCTCGTCGTGCCCCTCAAGAAGACCGGCGGCCGGAACAACTACGGCCATATCACTTCTTACCATATCGGCGGCGGTCACAAGAGGAAATACCGGATGGTGGATTTCAAGCGTGACAAGGATGGGATTCCGGCAAAAGTGAAGGCAATTGAGTATGATCCCAACCGGTCCGCAAGGATTGCTCTCCTCTGCTATGCCGACGGAGAGAAAAGGTACATTCTTGCTCCTCTCCGTGTGTCCGTCGGGGACAAGCTTCTTTCCGGCTCCGGCGCCGAGATAAGGGACGGCAACTGCCTTCCTCTGAAAGAGATTCCGCTGGGTGCCAGTGTTCACTGTGTTGAGCTCGTGCCCGGAAGAGGCGGCCAGCTTGCGCGTTCGGCAGGAAGTTTTGTATCGCTTGCCGCAAGAGAGAACGGATTCGCTCATCTCAAGCTTCCTTCCGGCGAGGTGAGAATGGTCAAGGAAGAGTGCAGGGCGACCCTCGGTCAGGTCGGAAACCTGGACTTTGAGAACATCGTCTATGGAAAAGCCGGGAAAACCAGATGGCTCGGGAGAAAGCCGATCACTAGGGGTGTTGCAATGAATCCGGTTGACCATCCTCTTGGCGGCGGTGAAGGAAAGAGTTCGGGAGGAAGACACCCTGTAACTCCCTGGGGAGTGCCCACGAAGGGTTACAAGACAGGGAAAAAGAACAAGCCTTCTTCGAAGTACATATTGAAAAGGAGGAAGTAG
- the rplW gene encoding 50S ribosomal protein L23, with amino-acid sequence MKEPREIVRRALISEKGTQIRTSGNHYLFEVFRDSNKIEIKRAVEAIFGVKVERVRTLQVVGKTKRMGVFQGKRSDWKKAVVTLRKGDTIDIFEQI; translated from the coding sequence AAGAACCTAGGGAAATAGTCAGACGGGCTCTGATCAGCGAGAAGGGGACCCAAATCAGGACCAGCGGGAATCATTACCTGTTTGAGGTCTTCCGGGATTCCAACAAGATAGAAATAAAGAGAGCCGTGGAGGCAATTTTCGGAGTCAAGGTGGAAAGAGTGAGAACGCTCCAGGTCGTGGGAAAGACAAAGAGAATGGGAGTGTTCCAGGGAAAGCGCTCGGACTGGAAGAAAGCCGTGGTCACGCTGCGGAAGGGCGACACAATCGACATCTTTGAGCAGATCTAG
- the rpsS gene encoding 30S ribosomal protein S19, which yields MARSVKKGPFVDEKLLKKVAAMNQTRDKRVIKTWARRSTITPDFVGHTLAVHNGNKFIPVYITENMVGHKLGEFSPTRVFRAHGAHVEKAAAPLK from the coding sequence GTGGCAAGGTCGGTAAAAAAGGGTCCGTTTGTTGATGAGAAACTGCTGAAGAAGGTTGCGGCGATGAATCAGACCCGGGATAAGAGAGTTATCAAGACGTGGGCCCGGCGCTCTACTATTACGCCGGATTTTGTGGGTCATACTCTTGCGGTTCACAATGGGAACAAGTTCATTCCCGTCTATATCACAGAGAATATGGTCGGGCACAAGCTTGGGGAATTCTCCCCAACAAGGGTTTTCAGGGCTCACGGTGCTCACGTGGAAAAAGCCGCGGCGCCTCTGAAGTGA